One stretch of Euphorbia lathyris chromosome 7, ddEupLath1.1, whole genome shotgun sequence DNA includes these proteins:
- the LOC136235955 gene encoding uncharacterized protein isoform X1, which produces MAWWEGINEAHLLIAPNATGDDVGRLLSLQHPKQTTCYLLVDGVLQELHCFKQSYTSWFMGDYVCEDGCLYSATPVDPVFILLPIFDEARMKKGDDPGKFRQLDEIIFVNGYPGYRHLMAIAEKCMHLVCEIKEIGSSKIFRLDDSKVLAWLLCKVSQLKQTLSSLDNNYAAQDEKATLTDAVTILGEYLKDEPWLKLLCKHWKLDLTEATNRVQDAATFPTAVENNPASSGIIQRSEVKPKRSGKKAKVETESKNIREMFTRASRRK; this is translated from the exons ATGGCTTGGTGGGAAGGCATAAATGAAGCTCATCTTCTCATTGCACCAA ATGCAACTGGAGATGATGTAGGCCGTTTATTATCACTCCAACATCCAAAACAG ACAACTTGCTATCTCCTTGTAGATGGAGTGCTTCAAGAGCTTCACTGTTTCAAGCAATCTTACACGTCATGGTTTATGGGGGACTATGTTTGTGAAG ATGGATGCCTATATTCTGCCACTCCAGTTGATCCTGTCTTCATTTTGTTGCCTATTTTTGACGAAGCTAGAATGAAG AAGGGGGATGATCCAGGGAAGTTCAGACAATTAGATGAGATAATCTTTGTTAACGGCTATCCTGGGTATCGTCATTTAATGGCCATTGCAGAGAAGTGTATGCACCTGGTTTGTGAAATCAAAG AAATTGGCTCTTCAAAAATTTTCCGCCTTGATGATTCAAAAGTTCTAGCGTGGTTGTTATGCAAG GTATCCCAATTAAAGCAGACTCTATCCTCATTGGACAATAACTATGCTGCTCAAGATGAGAAGGCTACAT TAACCGATGCTGTGACAATATTAGGGGAATACTTGAAGGATGAGCCTTGGTTGAAGCTTTTGTGTAAACATTGGAA ATTAGATTTAACAGAAGCAACAAATAGAGTTCAAGATGCTGCAACTTTTCCAACTGCTGTTGAAAATAACCCAGCTTCTTCCGGTATCATTCAG AGAAGTGAAGTTAAACCCAAGAGAAGTGGTAAAAAAGCTAAGGTGGAGACGGAATCTAAAAACATAAGAGAAATGTTCACCAGAGCTTCCAGAAGAAAATAA
- the LOC136235955 gene encoding uncharacterized protein isoform X2: protein MGDYVCEDGCLYSATPVDPVFILLPIFDEARMKKGDDPGKFRQLDEIIFVNGYPGYRHLMAIAEKCMHLVCEIKEIGSSKIFRLDDSKVLAWLLCKVSQLKQTLSSLDNNYAAQDEKATLTDAVTILGEYLKDEPWLKLLCKHWKLDLTEATNRVQDAATFPTAVENNPASSGIIQRSEVKPKRSGKKAKVETESKNIREMFTRASRRK from the exons ATGGGGGACTATGTTTGTGAAG ATGGATGCCTATATTCTGCCACTCCAGTTGATCCTGTCTTCATTTTGTTGCCTATTTTTGACGAAGCTAGAATGAAG AAGGGGGATGATCCAGGGAAGTTCAGACAATTAGATGAGATAATCTTTGTTAACGGCTATCCTGGGTATCGTCATTTAATGGCCATTGCAGAGAAGTGTATGCACCTGGTTTGTGAAATCAAAG AAATTGGCTCTTCAAAAATTTTCCGCCTTGATGATTCAAAAGTTCTAGCGTGGTTGTTATGCAAG GTATCCCAATTAAAGCAGACTCTATCCTCATTGGACAATAACTATGCTGCTCAAGATGAGAAGGCTACAT TAACCGATGCTGTGACAATATTAGGGGAATACTTGAAGGATGAGCCTTGGTTGAAGCTTTTGTGTAAACATTGGAA ATTAGATTTAACAGAAGCAACAAATAGAGTTCAAGATGCTGCAACTTTTCCAACTGCTGTTGAAAATAACCCAGCTTCTTCCGGTATCATTCAG AGAAGTGAAGTTAAACCCAAGAGAAGTGGTAAAAAAGCTAAGGTGGAGACGGAATCTAAAAACATAAGAGAAATGTTCACCAGAGCTTCCAGAAGAAAATAA